From the genome of Candidatus Omnitrophota bacterium:
TGTAAGGTTGAATACACCTCTCCCGAAGAAGTACTTAAGAACTTGAATCTTGAACCAAAATCAGGAGAAAAATTCTATCGCGGGGCAGGATGCGAAAAATGCAAAAAAACTGGTTATTCCGGAAGAAAAGGCATTTTTGAAGTACTGGTCATTAATGAAGAAATTCGCAAACTCATTGTTTCCAAAGCCTCTGCTTCGGTAATAAAACAGACTGCTGTCTCCCAAGGGATGACTACCTTGATGGGCGATGGTTTAAATAAAGCACGAATGGGCATTACGACTTTAGAGGAAGTGCTGCGACTGACAAAGCTGGAGGAATGATGCCTACCTTCAAATATCGAGCGCGGAATAAACTGGGAAAATTGGTAGAAGGCACTATCCAAGTAAACTCTCAGGAACTGGTAGCAGAGAAATTACTGGAGATGGGGTTTACCATTTTGGGTATTTCCCAGGTCCAGGAAGGAAAGAACTTCAAAGCTTTTCTGAACCTCCAACTCAAAAGAGTAAAACCTGCAGAGCTTGTTCTTTTCAGCAGACAACTCTATACCCTTTTAGATGCAGGCGTTCCGCTCATTTACTCCTTGGAATCCCTTGCCCAACAGGTGGAAGGAACCTATCTGGAAAAGGTCATTAAAAGCCTTACCGAGGATATCCGTTCGGGTAAAAGTTTTTCCGGCGCCTTGGAAAAATTTCCCCGTGTATTCAACAATCTCTACCGCAACCTGATTAAATCCGGAGAGGCAAGTGGAAAATTGGATGAGGCATTAAACCGTTTAGCCACGATGGGAGAATATGATGAGGAGATGCGCACGCGTATCCGCTCGGCGGTAATGTATCCGATAATTGTCATCTGTGCCTTAACCGGCACCTTTATTTTAATGGTTACCTTTGTTTTACCCCGCTTTGCCAAAATGTTTTCCCGGTTTAAAACCAGCCTCCCTCTCCCCACCCGAATCCTTTTGGTAATAAATCATCTTACCAGTAACTACGGAATATTTTTGTTGGGAGGACTGGTAATCTTAATTTTTGCCTTGATAAAATTTAATCAGACTCCCAAGGGAAAAGAATTTTTTGACCGCTTGAAACTAAAACTTCCTATCTTTGGACCTTTATTTCTGAAGCTGGCGCTTTCTCGTTTCTGCCGCACAACCAGTGGACTTATCCAAAGTGGAATTCCCGTGATTAAAACTTTAGAACTCGTAGAACAAGTTACGGGAAATGTCATCATCTCCCGTTCCATTGAAAATATTAAAATCGGTATAAACACCGGTGAATCCTTGCAGGGCATGATGCGTCAGGAGAAAATTTTCCCACCGATGGTCGTCCAGATGGTAGCCATTGGCGAAGAAACGGGGAAGATAGATGAACTCCTGCTTAAAGTCTCAGATTATTTTGATTATCAAATAAACTATACAGTCAAGAACCTT
Proteins encoded in this window:
- a CDS encoding type II secretion system F family protein codes for the protein MPTFKYRARNKLGKLVEGTIQVNSQELVAEKLLEMGFTILGISQVQEGKNFKAFLNLQLKRVKPAELVLFSRQLYTLLDAGVPLIYSLESLAQQVEGTYLEKVIKSLTEDIRSGKSFSGALEKFPRVFNNLYRNLIKSGEASGKLDEALNRLATMGEYDEEMRTRIRSAVMYPIIVICALTGTFILMVTFVLPRFAKMFSRFKTSLPLPTRILLVINHLTSNYGIFLLGGLVILIFALIKFNQTPKGKEFFDRLKLKLPIFGPLFLKLALSRFCRTTSGLIQSGIPVIKTLELVEQVTGNVIISRSIENIKIGINTGESLQGMMRQEKIFPPMVVQMVAIGEETGKIDELLLKVSDYFDYQINYTVKNLTTLIEPILLLVLGGAVLIMSLAIFMPMWNLIYLFKK